A region from the Nocardioides coralli genome encodes:
- a CDS encoding delta-60 repeat domain-containing protein, giving the protein MNRRTCAVLVALTTAGAVALGTSTPAAGSDHAHGGVVSETAERWVPMIATTPGAAKPVAYGIGEAGDQMVVGGRFQTVENGTRTTQYNRRNVFAFDADTGAVSTGFRPDVNGPVWSIVSDGTWVWIGGGFTTVNGQPRAAVAKLDLATGTLDTTFNPSFRRGRVTDMEMHRGHLVIAGTIPRRLMSLNPDTGRATSYIGNAIEGRLPNSNSPQVFKFDISSDGQHLAAVGNFWTVDGAERPRMFLLDLSTTGSTVSAWNYEPNGIPCSSTRRVTQSYIQDVGFSPDSSWFAVAAFGFRYQPGQHGSQLCDSVARFETDELDPTVPTWINYTGGDSVKSVAATDAAIYTQGHSRWLDNNAPNIFNVEGPGAKSRPGGGAIDPVTGMAHDWNPVMPQQSGGFHILPTAEGVWFVTDGIRWGGRYHRGIRFAALP; this is encoded by the coding sequence ATGAACCGCAGGACCTGTGCCGTGCTCGTCGCCCTGACCACGGCAGGCGCCGTGGCCCTGGGGACCTCGACGCCGGCGGCCGGCTCCGACCACGCCCACGGCGGCGTCGTGAGCGAGACCGCCGAGCGCTGGGTCCCGATGATCGCGACCACGCCTGGCGCGGCGAAGCCGGTGGCCTACGGCATCGGGGAGGCCGGTGACCAGATGGTCGTGGGCGGCCGTTTCCAGACCGTCGAGAACGGCACCCGAACCACCCAGTACAACCGTCGCAACGTGTTCGCGTTCGACGCCGACACCGGTGCGGTGAGCACCGGCTTCCGGCCCGACGTCAACGGGCCGGTCTGGAGCATCGTCTCCGACGGCACCTGGGTGTGGATCGGCGGCGGCTTCACCACCGTCAACGGCCAGCCGCGCGCTGCGGTCGCCAAGCTGGACCTCGCCACCGGGACGCTCGACACCACGTTCAACCCGTCCTTCCGGCGCGGCCGTGTCACCGACATGGAGATGCACCGCGGTCACCTCGTCATCGCCGGCACCATCCCGCGCCGGCTGATGTCGCTCAACCCGGACACCGGTCGTGCCACCAGCTACATCGGCAACGCGATCGAGGGGCGGCTGCCCAACAGCAACTCGCCGCAGGTCTTCAAGTTCGACATCAGCAGCGACGGCCAGCACCTCGCCGCGGTGGGCAACTTCTGGACCGTCGACGGGGCCGAGCGCCCGCGGATGTTCCTGCTCGACCTCAGCACGACGGGCTCGACGGTGTCGGCGTGGAACTACGAGCCGAACGGCATCCCGTGCAGCTCGACCCGACGGGTGACCCAGTCCTACATCCAGGACGTCGGCTTCTCCCCCGACAGCTCGTGGTTCGCCGTCGCCGCCTTCGGCTTCCGCTACCAGCCCGGGCAGCACGGCTCCCAGCTCTGCGACAGCGTCGCCCGGTTCGAGACCGACGAGCTCGACCCGACGGTGCCGACCTGGATCAACTACACCGGCGGGGACTCGGTGAAGTCCGTCGCCGCCACGGACGCCGCGATCTACACGCAGGGCCACTCGCGATGGCTCGACAACAACGCCCCCAACATCTTCAACGTCGAGGGACCGGGTGCGAAGTCGCGACCCGGCGGAGGGGCGATCGACCCGGTGACCGGGATGGCGCACGACTGGAACCCCGTCATGCCCCAGCAGTCCGGCGGCTTCCACATCCTGCCCACGGCCGAGGGCGTCTGGTTCGTGACCGACGGCATCCGATGGGGCGGCCGCTACCACCGCGGCATCCGCTTCGCGGCGCTGCCCTAG